In Alligator mississippiensis isolate rAllMis1 chromosome 9, rAllMis1, whole genome shotgun sequence, the genomic stretch ttcagagctgatTGGGAGATTCAGCCGTatggtataatggggaatcaatgaaatatctataattttggggtttttttgtccaaGTTAGATGAAACCtgtaggggtggtagcctctgctgagatcatgatgcctgccaagtttcaagaagataggtgcaggggtttgggggaaagtgcaccccaaattcttgaaagcaaaactcatgtcacatgtatgtgttaagccacaacaggggcaaaacagcagggatggtggcccttgctgtggccacaaagcctgccaagtttgaaggagataggtgcaggggcttgggagaaactgtacctcaagctgtggacaagcaaaactctgacatgggtgacactgtgtttgttaaggcacagcaaggtgaaagctgcagggatggtaggccctgctgaggccacaaagcctgacagctgtcaaggagataggtgtaggggcttgggggaaactgtacctcaagctgctgacaggcaaaacttgtgacatcaCCGGATAGACCCTTTCCGGTACATCACACTGGCCTCCAGTGTATGGCCGTGCACAGGTTTATATTTTTGAAATACCAGACTATAGTGCTTCTCCCACCAGACAACTATCACAGGCATGTTGTGGtaaaacacacgcagcaaactttaggtcaggtcagcagaagcttggtttattagagaaggcattctggacagactcatacacaattggagaattgtgaagaggtctgacccTGTACAACAGGTGAGGcgagttcatatagaaaatatgacatcataagcatagcaacgacagataccaatcagcatttgccatgactttgttagtaaTGCGCATGTCTTCTATTTTATCTTTATGTTAGCAGATTTTAAGGGTTTCTCGTCTAACTTGTAACCTTAGGGGTCACTTCCCattttgggctgactcagcaggctggtttgtggttacttttgtgctaagttTCTGTTTTTTACTAGACTAGGACAGGATGGTCCCAGTCTTGTGTTAGTCTGGCGGTTTTGGGTCATGTCCTTTTGACTTCCCCATAGCCTAAGCTGAATACATGATTTGCACCCTTACACATAATggagattcaactccatttttctcttcttccacaggcagaaaaagagatttttgACCCCATTTATCCAGTAGCTAATGTACATctcagagaaagaaaatattcaaatccaGCATGCTTTACAAGGTGGGAAATTTCAGGTGATGACCTACTTTTTAGATGGGTATGCCATCATTGATGGGAGACCCACTGCCTTTGCATTTAATGGCTGATTTTCCATGGCTATGTCACTTGCTATAATGAAAAAGAGTAGAACCCATTCAGGGGACAACCTATGGATTTTTTAATTACCAGACACAGTACAAGGTTGATTATCTAAAGAGAGCAGGGTTTACTGTCAGGAACATTTGGGAGCATGAATGGAGGACTCTGTTTGAATCAGACAGGGAGCTCACAGATTTCTTAAGCAGAATCCAGCTGCCTTCTCCTTTGCTGCCTAGGAATGCTCTCTTTGGGAGAAGAACTAATTCCATCTGTCTGTAATACAAAATTAACCCCAGTGAATAAATACACTATTATGATTTTACCAGCTTCTACCCATTTGTAAACAAAATAAAGGAATACCCTGTCAGACACCCTGAAATCCTCCATGACAATTTTGGCCCCCTGTTAAGCAATTTTGGATTGGCAAAGGTGAAACTGCACCCACCATCGAGacctgcttttccctgcactgccCATAAGAATGAACAGGAAACTTATGTTTCTGCTATGCCATATCTGTGTGGAACCAACACAGCAAAATTGCACCCACACTGATTAGGAAAGGGCCCTCTTGGGCACTTGGTACATGTCAGAAATAAACAAAGCTATAACAAAAGGGTACAAGGTGGCTAAAATCTATGAAGTCTGGCATTTTGCTTGGATGACTAACACCCTGTTTCAGAGTACATAAACTGCACCTTTGATGAAAACAGGAAGCTTTGGGGTATCCCATCTGGTATACTGACAAAGAACAATAAAACAGATATGTGTCCAATTTCTTCCAAAGTAAAGGTGTACCTTTATGGCCACAGCATATTAAACCCAACCCTGCAAAGTGGCAAGTaacaaaattgtttctaaattctttgtggggtaaattcatCCAGAGGACAAGCCTCCCCAACACCACCATCATGAAGCACCCCAAAGAACTCTTTGGCTATCTTTTTTCTCCTGTCTATGGTGTTTCCTTTTGcaactttattgatgatgagacAGCCAGTGTATCTTAGAAGTATGCCAAAGAGTGTTACACGATCTCAGGTAACACTAgcatctttatagcctgtttcaccactgcttatagattcatagattcatagaatttaggggctggaagggacctcagagctCATCAAGTCTAGCCCCTCTGCTCATGTCAGGAAAGACTGTTGAGGTCAGATAACCCCCACATGATGCATgtccagtcatcttttgaagattgtaccacctctgggaggagtctactccagactctggacacacaaactgtaaagaagtttttcctaatgtctaatagAAGGGATCCactatcagtttatgaccattattcctagtcttcccctggggtgtcttggtgaacaggtgttctcctaGCCCCTGACATTTGCCTCTCCTGTCCCATCTGAGTCTctttttctccaggctgaacagtccctcagcctctcctcctataGGTTGTTCTCCAGACCACTAATCATTTGTGTGGACCTGAGTACTTACAGATGTATGAGCTGCTAGACAGGTTGAAAGACCAGTGCCTATACCATaacacagattctgtgatatttgtgagctGAGGGAAACTGGAACCCTctgctaggtgattatttaggcaAGTTCACAAGATAGATCCTaccagatgaacacatcacaaAGAGTTTGTGTCAGTAGGTCTGAAAACCTATGGGTACAAACTGTCAATAGGAAAGTCTCCTTGAAGGtcaaagggattaccctgaatgtggccaactgTGAAAAGGTTGAATTTGAGAGCTTGAGAAATCTCATTCTAGATTACAGGGTGAACCCCAatggggacacccctaaaacaatcaTGATACAACAACTCTCTGTTGTCAGAAACAAAGAGAGGTAGATGATAGAAACCAACACCTTTAACAAAATACAAAAAGTCATTTATGATAAGAGGTCCTCACGgaaaactttaacagcctcccTTATGGTTTTTGAACATGGATGTGCACTGGAAGCAcaccttttctgtgattcttgcaGGACCAAGTgactgtggtaaaagttactttataaaaaaaccTTTTGGGTAATACTGATAGAATGTTTCCTGTCATGCCTGAGAATCTTATGTGGTGCTATGGCTGTTAACAACCTTTGTATAAAGAACTTCTTTGTAAATATCTTTTTATCAAACTTGCAAAGAGACTGTCAGAGAGTCTTAATGATTACCACTTGTATCTTCCTAATAAAGTGAATATAGTTGTGGtggatgatttgatggactctgcttgTGAGAGTGGTGAAAGTGATAAAGCTTTACCAAGTATGTATGTCACAGGAATCTCAGCATCATGTATATAGTTCAGAATGTtttctgccaggggaaaaagagTCTCACCATTACCCCCAAACACAAAACACATGGTTCTGTTGAAAAATTCCAAGGATAAGCTATAGGTGGTGTCCCTAGCAAGGCAGATGTATATGGGCAAGGCCCAGTTGTTTCTAGAAGCTTTTGGGGCTGCCACTAAAAAATCTTATGGGTATCTGGTGGTAGACTTAAACACTTCTACCCAGAgacttttagattaagaaccagGCTTTTTCCTCCCAACCAGCCAGGGGTTTACACTTTGAAAAAAGCAGTgggcagaaataaaaaaaagataagaTGTAGCAGTGGGCTTTTTCTAGCTGCCAAACCTGCAGAAGGGAAATAttatggctgtgcaaagcttctgtaGCTAATTCAATTCGAAGgcgattcagcccgattcagtggctgaatctctgaatctgaattgaattgggagacacAACAAAAGGTCAGAATTGAAtgggaagcctctgaatcaattcagtgagATTCAGAGATAGGGCCATAAactatacaggcagcagtcctcgacaacactggacacagctgcctgctgttggtaagtctgttgttgtTGGCGgagtgaggagggaaggggtgtggtggggggagatcaaagtccccacagcgagggagggattggggctgggacaagctgcccagctggggtggggaggtgtgggactcggggaggggggctcctgcaaCTGCACGCTGCTGCACgccactggtccaggagctgctAGTCTGGTGGCTCCTCTGGCAGCTCTCACCgccggtccaggagggcatgggagtgggtgtgtgcctACGGATCTGTGAGGGGTGAGTGGAGCCAcagctgcactctgggaggcGAGCCccagttgcctgctgctgggctgcactccacagggtgggtggagccagggatgCGCTCTGGGTGGCAGAgctagggctgtggggcaggcaaagctagggctgtgctccgggaggctagccccagctgcagcccggagcacagccctggctccgccTACCTCACAGAGCTcagtggagtgggggctatgcggGGGCTGCAgacaccctaaaattccccatagcccctgctgccagctccacccTGATCTGGGTGCATGTGCCCACCGCCATGCCCTGCCGCTTCTGGGGCCACAGAAAGTTTAAAAGCTCTCAGGGATAAAACACTGGGgcggggtgggatggggcagggtaaagccatggcttgtccaggaggtgcgTGGAGGCTGGAATGGCTTCCACCACAGCATGCCACTTGTCTGAGGTAGCATGTGGCACCATCCCATGCCTCCCCACGCCAGCTGGATGAGCAGCGGGAGGGCACAGCCCCCATTCCCAGCACCTTCTGTAGCCCGTCCAGAgtacagcccagctcagcccacccTGTGCTGATCTGGGGTCACATGCTcgctcccctgccttcccagccTAGTGGCAAAAGccactggaggagccaccagaaaaGCAGCTTTTTGACCGGTGGCTGCTTtgatgcacagtggcaggagccctccTTCCCAAGGCCCGCACCccgccaccccagctgggcagcttgtcccagccccagccccagccccagccccaatccctcccccactgtgggtgtgttgatctgccccaccacaccccttccctccctcctctgcccaccacaacagacttaccagctggaggcagctgtatccagTGCTGTCGATgactgctgcctgtatagtctatggatgaatctccaaatcaacactgaatctctgaatccaaattggccgaattgaattgggacagtgatttgaatcaccaaatcaaatcactgtccctccaaattgcataaatctgaatccgaaggaaatacttgctgcttcacacaggcctaggaAACATGTCTAACTGTGTGAAGAGAAAACTGACTCTCTTAAAAATGCTTATTCAATCCTGTCCCCAGCAGAGGAAAGCTATACTCTGCTCAGCCTCTGATGATTTAGTAGTGGCCATTTTAGAAATTGATCTGAACATCTTAAAAAGAAACACCCCTTGGACACCCCACCAACTCCATGTGCTGAAAAAGAGATGCAGAATCATAAAAAGCCTGGGGAACAACAAACTGTctcataaaaaaaagaaacagctggtgaaacagtccgGAAGATTCATCTGGCTCCTGTTAAGTTTTGGCATCTCTCTGATTACTGGACTTTTGACTAAGCAGTGATGGAGTATGAggaaaaaaatgtacctggtgttCAGCCACCAACTGGAGCAATTAAGTGGTCCCCCAccacctcaggaaaatatcagaacagaGGCGACCCACATATTGGAAGCTGAAGTGAAGGACATTTTCCAAAGGCAGGGTTTAGCTGAATACAATAAAGCTAAACTGTATGCTGCTGTGCTTCAAAAATACCTGATAGGGTGATCTGGACAGAGAGAAATTAACCCTGTTTTACCAGAACAGAACCACAAAATCCATGGAAACTCCATTGAATCCTGACCCCATCCTTCAGGAAGTGTTGAATAATCTGCACGCctaatacaggaaaaatgctaaagtgtTGCTCAACAAACTCAGTCATCTCAagcatatttcttcttgggatgatcaaggggaTTTTGTATACAAAGGAATGGTCATCAAGGGTTCTAACATACTCAACTTAGTCTAGGGTAGTCTTCAGACTCATGCCTTTTCTAGTAAATGCCTACCTAAAGGTCAggacatctttatgaaagccatGGCCAAGCAGAACATACTGtcttctgttatgggcaatgTTGTGAATTGGGATCATCTGGAACACCTGAAAGCATCTGCCATGGACGAAGAAACACCAGCCTTACTGCTTAAAAAGTGAAGGACTGTTTCTAAAAGCAAGTGGGTCACCATGTAAAGTTTTACTCTCACAATATATTATTCTATACTGTTTCAAAATGTTGTCTATAGagtgttttttttaagtggtatGGGgtaaaagaaacacacacacgtTTAAAAACAAACCCAATAGTGGGGTGCTTTGTTTAGATATGTTCATGGAAGTCATTGCAAGAGACACACGTCTGTttatgttgaaacatgttttgagcaggtctagccatgtggaaagttttatatttactttttacaaactgTATCATCCTGTGGTCATCTAGTACTAAATCATCAGAAtgctattttaaaatctgttcaaatggTAGCCTGTTTTTACAGTAGTGCAGGAAAACCACACAATGGTATCTGCAGGCAACAGAGTGGaggtcttgtaactgtttcatcTGAAAAGCATTGTTGGTAGCATTCTTGTTTAAAAAGAGCATAATGCTTTAAAGAAAGAGAGTGCTGTTTATGTGGTAGCTGTATGAATAAAAAAACTCCCCATAGTTCTGATCCACCGGTTAAGCTGCCAGCCAGTCTCCAGGATGGTTATACAGGTGTGTATTGATGAGCAGGCTCAGGGGCCTTCAAGACATCTGAGCCTTAGGGAATTATTCATAGTGGAACACATCTAAGAAAGTCTCTTTGGTGAATGGGTCTGTGGATAAAACCCAGGAGAGTTGTTGGCCACccatcttcacatgtagtcaaacAAGACACTTCTCCTCTGGTTTATCTCCATAATGTCAAAGGCCCTGTACATGAACATGTTGACAGTGATAGGTAAAGCACCAGCAAAGGGTATTTCCATGATTAGGTTCCCAGTTTTAATCAGTGAAGAATGGTCAGCACATTCCTGATAAAGAAACAAGTCAAAGGCAAACAAGGTGTACCCCTGGACAAACTCCTCATGGTGGATCAACAGGGAGAGGTCTTTTATATGTTTACTGGCTATCTGCACCAGATGCATAAATTCTCTCATGCAGTTACCATTTTCAAAATCTGATTATAGTTGTTTTACTGGGATTTGTTCTCCATTGACATACAGGGCAACAAAATTAATATAATGCTAAAGTTGAAGGGGTTCTTAGCATAGTTCCTGCTAAATGTGTTGTTAACCACAAACCCAATGATGAAGAGTTTGGGCAACTGTCCCAAAAACAGATTCTTGTGATTAATGACCCAGCTACCAGTGgggatgctaaacactttcatttCCACACAGTCTATGTGATATTTAGCACTGGCCATAAGAAAGGCCTCTGTGTGGCCCATTTGGATGCCTGAGGCTAccctcacttttttttaaaaagcaaggcaTACGTAATTTGTAGTTTACACTGTCTAGCTGCTGGAGCACCCATTAAACAGAAGGTGTCTTTACTGTaagtcagtttaattttcatgTTCACACCACTCAAcaaaagtttttcttgaaaaaaaaaataactgtggAGGTGGCCTAGTAGCTCTATCATTCTGCTTGGGGCAGTTAGGTTTTCCTGTCTCCTAAATCTATGATTATCACAATCCTTaggaggcttccacccagctgttaaaTATAGCCGGCTCACCACAACCATTTGACCAGTAActgcttctttctcccctttcctttctttgccAGACCTTTTTCAATCTTGTAAATGCTGTCCTGTTGGGGGTTCTCTTTTTGTAGTTATTCAGGGTTAAAAGAACCCATGATAGTTTCATCCGGTAATCTTTTAGGTGGTAGATGGGGGTCTGCACTTGCCTAAcaacttcatccactatgaaaatttcattagtgaatgtttgttcacaaTCTTTTTCAAATCTCCCTTTGGTTCTAGTCACCCTCAAGGGTCTCCTTTTCTGAATAAGGGTGctgctgattttattttaaaatagtcccTGTACACTGTTTTTCACATCTGTGGAGAATTTGAGGAGTTCACATCAACAGGTCTGGCATGGATAGTTCTATGAAAGCTGTGGTTATAGCACTTTATAAACCCTGGTAATGCATCAATGTAGCAAGAAGTGTTGTGGGCTGTTAAACActtccacatctttgattttaacaTTCTGTTAAACCACTCTACAACTGCTGCTTTCACTTCATTATTCATAACAAAATGGTGCATATTATAAGGCTTTAACAGTTTGCTTAAcagcttatttaaaaattctttgccCTGATCAGTCAGTAATATTTTAGGCATGCAACCCCCTGAGAAAATGGTTTTAAAGCCCTGGGATACTTCACCTGCCAACTTGTCTTTTAGGTCAAAGGAACAAGCATCATTTGACAATATGTCCATCACTGTTAAGATGTTCTTAAATCTGCTGTTGTGTTTGGAAAACTGGTGCATATCCATCAAGTCTGCCTGCCATTTCATATccatatctgaaacaacagtcttgtttcttttaaaatgtcttcttacCAGCTTGTCTAGGATGTAAGCACACTGATGTGAAAGCTAGGCAGGCATCTAACTTCTGTTCAGATTCTTTTGACTTTTGTCCACTTCAAAAAGTGAATTCACCACACCAAAACTCCATGCTGCATCAGGAGTGTAATAAATTTCCCTTAATAAAACCTCCCATGTAGACATGGCTGGTAACCATAGCACCCTCCTCGCTAACACAAGTATAATGGATTCAAGTGACTGGCAACAAATTTAAGCCATGGTAAAACAAGGTTTATTAACCAGGTAATGAAATGCAGCATATATGGCAGCCTTCAGCCTTGTCTTGAACAGGGATTCAAAACAAGTCATGCAACAAATCTTCTTTAACAGAGGTGCTTTGTCACCTCCATAGGTTTGTACTCCTCTTCAGTGACCACCATAGGTTCATACTCCTGCTCCATAACTTCCATAAGCTCATACCGCGGTTCCACAGGCTCCATGGGCTTAGACAAAACCAATAAAACAGCCTTCAGTCTTGTCTTGAACTCCTTTTTTATAGACACAAGCAAAACTAGTTCACACAAGAAACCTTTACTCTCACAGGTTGACTAATGTGTAGGCTTCAAAAGCTCTCTATAAAGGCATCATCTACCTGCAAAGAGATTGTATAGCTAGCGCAGACCCACAGTTACAATAGAAAGCCACTCCCCAAAAATCTAGGTTAGTTACCTCAGTAGAGTCATTAGGGTTTGGCTTGTCCAGCACTTCCATGCTCTCCATCAGTGGCTCTGATGCTGGCTGTTGGGGTTCTGTCACGGTCCCTGGGCCTGTTTTGGGAACCAACATCCACAGCTGTAGAGAAGAGTTGGggttaccacagccttatataatAAGAGCTCTGTTCAAGTCTGGATGTCATAATCATTGAACACACAATGATacagtcttccaaaggcagaaCTGGCACATTGGATCCTCTACTGGATCTCCTCAtcgatgttggccttctttgaaaCATGGCTGCCAAAGTACacaaagtgttcaacattctccaccTCCTATCtgtcaatgaggatctttgccaGGGGAGTTAATTggcaggctggtgaagcaactttgtttttctgatgttaagggtcagtcccaggcactggta encodes the following:
- the LOC132243385 gene encoding dystrophin-1-like, with the protein product MTRTTSTTRDMLSWDGLHLSPKGPGTVTEPQQPASEPLMESMEVLDKPNPNDSTEPMEPVEPRYELMEVMEQEYEPMVVTEEEYKPMEVTKHLC